One genomic window of Pseudanabaena sp. FACHB-2040 includes the following:
- a CDS encoding DEAD/DEAH box helicase, with amino-acid sequence MTAVSQLDRAALLQQIRSSLRPGQQALADWSGGPLAVSAVPGSGKSTGMAAAAAIAIARHQLHVNRQLVLVTFTRSAAANLKARVRHHLRQLALPPNSFVVYTLHGLALTIATRNPELSNLSLESLTLVSPGQSNRLIRACVEQWIVANPNFYQKLIEGRRFDGEETERLRRQSVLRTEILPALALTAIREAKSSGVSAAEMGQISLNLTQALPEGVEDYSVLSMAAGLYERYQDLLQQRGFIDYDDMILAALRTLQDDETRRFWQGRMFAVFEDEAQDSSPLQTELLTLLAADPQHPDAPPNLVRVGDPNQAINSTFTPADPVFFNRFCDDCQRQGRLITMDQAGRSSQIIMDAANALLKWVNQSRLAGGETPFRDQAILPVTWDDPQADANPLPEGLGLELQVPDDITDSVRRLAQRVVDLHQQQPDYSFAVLVREGRQGLFIGNLLRNPAALGVDLAQAGVRLYDVGERDRQTQVPEEMLALMRFIERPHSPDALKGALRVLVDRRRIPTQDLNALANAPEQFLYPGPLDTPPDTDAARQARRLCAGLLRSRLELPPYHLIPFIGLTLGYSQSELATADKLAARLSQQTREHNTLAAMLEALQEIVGSERFEGVDTEETESQYSRPGQLTLITMHKAKGLDWDVVFLPFLHERTIPGELWVPPQGEFLGDFTLADVARAQIRAYAHGERGAATLPDVLSAWDQAKHLKTAEEYRLLYVAMTRAKRLLWMSAARQAPFTWSKPEKVQEAQPCPVFPVLRQRFLPKGSGWVGKEIGK; translated from the coding sequence ATGACAGCGGTTAGCCAGTTAGATAGAGCAGCCCTTCTCCAGCAAATTCGCAGCAGCCTCAGACCGGGGCAGCAGGCGCTGGCAGACTGGTCGGGTGGGCCGCTGGCAGTGTCGGCGGTGCCAGGATCGGGCAAGTCTACTGGAATGGCAGCGGCGGCGGCGATTGCGATCGCACGTCACCAGCTCCACGTCAATCGCCAGCTAGTGTTGGTCACCTTTACCCGCTCGGCAGCCGCTAACCTCAAGGCCAGAGTTCGGCACCATTTGCGCCAGCTAGCGTTGCCCCCAAACAGCTTTGTGGTTTATACCCTGCACGGTCTGGCCTTAACCATTGCTACCCGCAACCCCGAACTCTCCAACCTGAGTTTGGAATCGCTCACCCTGGTTTCACCGGGGCAGAGCAACCGGCTGATTCGGGCCTGTGTGGAGCAGTGGATTGTTGCTAACCCCAACTTCTACCAGAAGCTGATTGAGGGCCGGCGCTTTGATGGCGAAGAAACTGAGCGGCTAAGACGGCAGTCGGTTTTGCGGACAGAGATTTTACCAGCGCTGGCGCTGACTGCCATTCGAGAAGCTAAAAGCTCGGGCGTTTCTGCCGCAGAAATGGGCCAGATTTCGTTGAACCTGACGCAGGCTCTGCCGGAGGGTGTGGAAGACTACAGCGTACTTTCGATGGCTGCTGGTCTGTATGAGCGCTACCAGGATCTCCTGCAGCAGCGAGGCTTTATCGACTACGACGATATGATTTTGGCTGCTCTGCGAACGCTGCAGGATGATGAAACTCGGCGCTTTTGGCAGGGGCGCATGTTTGCGGTCTTTGAGGACGAGGCCCAGGATTCATCGCCGCTGCAGACAGAGCTGCTGACGCTCCTAGCGGCGGATCCCCAGCATCCGGACGCGCCGCCCAACCTGGTTAGAGTCGGGGATCCCAATCAAGCGATCAACTCGACGTTTACCCCGGCAGACCCAGTTTTCTTCAATCGATTTTGTGATGATTGTCAGCGTCAGGGCCGGTTGATCACGATGGATCAGGCTGGGCGCAGTAGTCAGATCATTATGGATGCGGCCAATGCGCTACTGAAGTGGGTCAATCAATCCCGGCTGGCTGGGGGCGAAACGCCCTTTCGAGATCAGGCGATTTTGCCGGTCACTTGGGATGATCCTCAGGCGGATGCTAACCCGCTGCCGGAAGGGCTGGGGCTGGAACTGCAGGTGCCCGATGACATTACCGATTCGGTGCGGCGACTGGCCCAGCGGGTGGTGGATCTCCATCAGCAGCAGCCCGACTACAGCTTTGCGGTGCTGGTGCGAGAGGGGCGGCAGGGGCTGTTTATCGGCAACTTGCTGCGCAATCCTGCGGCCCTGGGGGTAGATCTGGCCCAGGCGGGGGTGCGGCTGTATGACGTGGGCGAGCGCGATCGCCAGACTCAGGTGCCTGAGGAAATGCTGGCCCTGATGCGGTTTATTGAGCGGCCCCACTCGCCAGATGCCCTGAAGGGAGCGCTGCGGGTGCTGGTGGATCGTCGCCGCATTCCTACCCAGGATCTCAATGCGCTGGCGAATGCGCCCGAGCAATTTCTCTACCCTGGCCCTTTAGATACGCCGCCCGACACTGATGCGGCCCGGCAGGCGCGGCGGCTATGTGCGGGGCTGTTGCGATCGCGACTAGAGCTTCCCCCCTACCACCTAATTCCTTTCATTGGGCTGACCCTAGGCTATAGCCAGAGTGAGCTAGCGACTGCCGATAAGCTGGCTGCTCGTCTCAGTCAGCAGACTCGAGAGCACAACACGCTGGCTGCCATGCTGGAAGCCTTGCAGGAGATTGTGGGTTCTGAGCGGTTTGAGGGGGTTGATACCGAGGAAACCGAGTCGCAGTATTCGCGTCCGGGCCAGCTCACTCTGATCACAATGCACAAGGCGAAGGGTCTGGACTGGGATGTGGTGTTTCTGCCGTTTCTCCATGAAAGAACGATCCCCGGTGAGCTTTGGGTGCCGCCCCAGGGAGAATTTTTGGGCGACTTTACCCTGGCTGATGTGGCCCGCGCTCAAATTCGGGCCTATGCCCACGGCGAGAGGGGAGCCGCTACGCTTCCCGATGTTTTGTCTGCCTGGGATCAGGCCAAACACCTCAAAACTGCTGAAGAGTACCGCCTCCTCTATGTGGCGATGACCCGCGCCAAACGTCTGCTCTGGATGTCGGCGGCGCGGCAGGCCCCATTTACCTGGAGCAAGCCTGAGAAGGTACAGGAGGCTCAGCCCTGCCCGGTCTTTCCGGTGCTGCGGCAGCGATTTTTGCCTAAGGGTAGCGGCTGGGTGGGTAAAGAAATAGGAAAATAG
- a CDS encoding thioredoxin family protein: protein MSRAVIKFSSEDCGICHKMSFYDQKVSEELGLEFVDVKMQDTVTYRKYRKILLAQYPDKAEMGWPTYLICDDPEGEFAIVGEVKGGHPKGEFRSRLQEVLGVGS from the coding sequence ATGAGTCGAGCAGTGATTAAGTTCTCGTCTGAGGACTGCGGCATCTGTCACAAAATGTCGTTTTACGACCAGAAGGTGTCTGAGGAACTGGGCCTGGAGTTTGTCGATGTGAAAATGCAGGACACGGTTACCTACCGTAAGTACCGCAAGATTCTTTTGGCTCAGTATCCTGACAAGGCTGAGATGGGTTGGCCGACCTACCTGATTTGCGATGATCCCGAGGGAGAGTTTGCCATTGTTGGAGAGGTTAAGGGGGGCCATCCGAAAGGTGAGTTTCGCAGCCGTTTGCAGGAAGTTCTGGGTGTGGGTAGCTGA
- a CDS encoding M42 family peptidase yields the protein MPVALDNLFSQIESLVLCHSPSGAECEINEFLLEAFAALGVEHWRDDADNLIAKIPGKDERRAIAITAHKDEIGAIVKAVLPDGRISVRKLGGAFPWVYGEGVVDLLGDQQTVSGVLCFGSRHVSHESPQKQQQEGKAVTWESAWIETCRTPSELEQAGVRPGTRMVVGKHRKRPFRMGDFIASYTLDNKASVAILLALAERLKQPPVTVYLVASAKEEVGAIGALYFSQRQALEALVALEICPLSEEYPVQAGPVPVLLSQDGYGVYDEGLNWQIRQAAEALQQPLQLATISGFGSDGSIAMKFGHVSRAACLSFPTQNTHGFEIAHLGAIAACTDILERFCNDL from the coding sequence ATGCCAGTTGCCTTGGATAATCTTTTTAGCCAGATTGAGTCGCTGGTGCTGTGCCACTCTCCTAGCGGCGCGGAATGTGAGATTAATGAGTTTTTGCTGGAAGCGTTTGCGGCGCTGGGAGTGGAGCACTGGCGGGATGATGCGGATAATCTGATTGCCAAGATTCCTGGGAAGGATGAGCGGCGGGCCATTGCCATTACTGCTCACAAAGATGAGATCGGGGCTATCGTCAAAGCCGTGCTGCCCGATGGCCGAATTTCGGTGCGCAAGTTGGGCGGGGCCTTTCCCTGGGTCTATGGAGAAGGGGTAGTGGATTTGTTGGGGGATCAGCAGACTGTCAGCGGTGTTCTTTGCTTTGGCTCGCGCCATGTCTCCCATGAATCTCCCCAAAAGCAGCAGCAGGAGGGTAAGGCCGTCACGTGGGAAAGCGCCTGGATCGAGACCTGCCGTACCCCCAGTGAACTGGAGCAGGCTGGGGTGCGGCCCGGTACTCGCATGGTGGTGGGCAAGCACCGCAAGCGCCCCTTTCGCATGGGCGACTTCATTGCCAGCTACACCCTCGATAACAAAGCCTCGGTTGCGATTTTGCTGGCGCTGGCTGAGCGGCTCAAGCAGCCGCCCGTGACGGTGTACCTGGTAGCTTCAGCTAAAGAGGAGGTCGGGGCGATTGGGGCGCTCTATTTTTCTCAGCGTCAAGCGCTAGAGGCGCTGGTAGCCCTGGAAATCTGTCCCCTGTCGGAGGAGTATCCGGTGCAGGCAGGGCCGGTGCCGGTGCTGCTGTCCCAAGATGGCTACGGCGTGTACGATGAGGGGCTAAACTGGCAGATTCGTCAGGCGGCTGAAGCCTTACAGCAGCCTTTGCAGCTAGCCACTATCAGCGGCTTTGGCAGCGATGGCTCGATTGCTATGAAGTTTGGCCATGTGTCTCGGGCTGCCTGTTTGAGCTTTCCGACGCAAAATACCCACGGGTTTGAGATTGCTCATTTGGGTGCGATCGCAGCCTGCACCGACATCCTAGAGCGTTTCTGTAACGACCTGTGA
- a CDS encoding CBS domain-containing protein — protein MAKTVADVMTSDPITVKPETPLKDAIQILAEKRFSGLPVVDEAGKLVGVLSETDLMWQETGVEPPPYITLLDSVIYLKNPAKYNQELHKALGQTVQEVMTAEKIVTIAPDQPLREAAQLMHDRQIRRLPVVIAAGNLVGILTRGDIVREMASHYS, from the coding sequence ATGGCCAAAACTGTCGCAGACGTGATGACCTCCGACCCCATCACGGTCAAACCCGAAACCCCGCTAAAAGACGCCATTCAGATCCTGGCGGAAAAGCGCTTTAGCGGCCTACCCGTGGTGGATGAGGCGGGAAAGCTAGTAGGCGTTCTCTCCGAAACTGACCTGATGTGGCAAGAAACAGGTGTGGAGCCTCCTCCTTACATCACGCTGCTAGACAGCGTAATCTACCTGAAAAATCCGGCCAAATATAACCAGGAACTGCACAAAGCGCTGGGGCAAACGGTTCAGGAGGTTATGACGGCTGAAAAAATTGTCACCATTGCGCCCGACCAGCCGCTGCGAGAAGCGGCTCAACTAATGCACGACCGGCAAATCCGGCGACTGCCCGTGGTAATCGCGGCGGGCAATCTAGTGGGCATCCTGACCCGAGGGGACATCGTCCGAGAGATGGCCAGCCACTACTCCTGA
- the nblB gene encoding phycobilisome degradation protein NblB, translating into MTHTPESVRALLQSEDYGDRLRAVNQLRELDPETAFEMVQSAAVDSNARVRYAAVSQIATLGQNEPAQVASMLRTLLKTDPDPDVQAAAADTIGALRLTEAYEDLETLYHQTSEWLVQFSIVAALGELGDPRAFDLLQTALDAGNELISTAAIGALGELQDDRALPLLLAHTESADWQVRHRLVHALSHFSQPEARAALQALTQDGSPIVAEAATHHLNA; encoded by the coding sequence ATGACCCACACACCGGAAAGCGTTAGGGCACTTCTACAGTCAGAAGACTACGGCGATCGCCTGCGGGCCGTGAATCAGCTGCGGGAGCTAGACCCTGAAACTGCCTTTGAAATGGTGCAGTCAGCCGCCGTTGATAGTAATGCTCGAGTTCGCTATGCTGCCGTCAGTCAGATTGCTACCTTAGGGCAGAATGAACCGGCTCAAGTCGCCTCCATGCTGCGCACCCTGCTAAAAACCGATCCTGATCCGGATGTGCAGGCCGCCGCTGCAGACACCATTGGAGCCCTGCGGCTGACCGAAGCTTATGAAGATCTAGAAACGCTTTACCACCAAACCTCTGAATGGCTGGTGCAGTTCAGCATTGTCGCTGCCCTTGGAGAACTGGGCGATCCCCGCGCTTTTGACCTGCTGCAGACTGCCCTTGACGCTGGCAACGAACTAATTTCAACAGCAGCTATTGGAGCTCTGGGAGAGTTGCAGGATGATCGGGCGCTACCGCTGCTGTTGGCCCACACTGAGAGTGCTGATTGGCAAGTGCGTCATCGCCTAGTGCATGCCCTCAGTCATTTTTCTCAGCCCGAAGCCCGCGCTGCTCTACAAGCCCTGACCCAGGATGGATCCCCCATTGTGGCGGAGGCAGCTACCCATCATCTGAATGCCTAA
- a CDS encoding ATP-binding protein, with product MVVISPPPANHKWGTLSFVSTLYLRPVLDLLLVEVPTTWQAEVRLGLQEALVNAAKHGNNLDPAKKVSVQFSVFGDYHWWIIADQGSGFKHPYQCEETLHGCTYHAGECGRGLYILYQVFDEVQWARNGQELHLCKKVRRRSRLPLIS from the coding sequence GTGGTTGTCATCTCTCCACCGCCTGCCAACCATAAATGGGGAACGCTGAGCTTCGTCTCGACCCTATACCTGCGGCCTGTCCTTGATTTGCTGCTGGTAGAGGTGCCTACGACTTGGCAGGCAGAAGTGCGCTTGGGTCTGCAAGAAGCCCTGGTTAACGCCGCAAAGCACGGCAATAATCTTGATCCAGCCAAAAAAGTCTCTGTGCAGTTCTCTGTCTTTGGCGATTATCACTGGTGGATTATTGCTGATCAAGGCAGCGGCTTCAAACATCCTTACCAGTGCGAAGAAACCCTGCATGGCTGCACCTATCATGCAGGAGAGTGTGGCCGAGGGCTGTACATTCTCTACCAGGTGTTTGACGAGGTGCAGTGGGCCCGAAATGGTCAAGAGCTTCACCTTTGTAAAAAGGTGAGACGACGGAGCCGATTGCCCCTGATTAGCTAA
- a CDS encoding DUF6439 family protein, which translates to MPPAPASTSTLSQKTADLSDLELAQALAERLAIKPQDWHRLNRNRKVRAGEQIASALVYLLKDQPEEALVRLQQATGWLDRSLQAPPCPSHGHRKDP; encoded by the coding sequence ATGCCGCCTGCCCCAGCCAGCACTTCTACACTCTCTCAAAAAACTGCCGATCTCAGCGATCTAGAGCTGGCCCAAGCCTTGGCCGAACGACTTGCCATCAAGCCCCAAGACTGGCATCGGCTCAACCGTAACCGCAAGGTGCGGGCAGGGGAACAGATTGCCTCAGCCCTCGTCTACCTGCTCAAGGATCAGCCAGAAGAAGCCCTCGTTCGCCTGCAGCAAGCCACTGGATGGTTAGACCGTTCGCTACAAGCGCCACCTTGCCCCAGCCACGGACACCGCAAAGACCCCTAG
- the asnS gene encoding asparagine--tRNA ligase, whose translation MMTQRIREILQTGQPDESVLIRGWVRTKRESKGFTFVDVNDGSSMNGLQVVMGESVPGYAETMKRISTGASVEIAGKLVESPGKGQRIELQAAEVTVFGEADPETYPLQKKRHTFEYLRTLGHLRSRTNTLGAVFRVRNACAQAIHQFFRERGFLWVHTPIITGSDAEGAGEMFSVTGLNLKQVPTTDQNQVDYSQDFFGKPAYLTVSGQLEAEIMAMAFTNVYTFGPTFRAENSNTSRHLAEFWMVEPEMAFCALEGNMDLAEDFLKYVFRQVLEQCPEDMEFFNQRIDDSVLATADNIIHNTFERVTYTEAVRLLEKADRQFEFPVEWGIDLQSEHERYLAEELFKKPVIVTDYPTGIKAFYMRLSDDGKTVRAMDVLAPKVGEIIGGSQREERLDVLERRIQEAGLPVEDYWWYLDLRRFGTVPHAGFGLGFERLVQFMTGMANIRDVIPFPRTPDSIEF comes from the coding sequence ATCATGACTCAACGTATTCGAGAGATTTTGCAAACCGGACAGCCTGACGAATCTGTGTTGATTCGAGGATGGGTGCGTACGAAGCGAGAGTCTAAGGGGTTTACCTTCGTCGACGTCAATGACGGTTCATCGATGAATGGGCTGCAGGTGGTCATGGGTGAAAGCGTGCCTGGCTACGCAGAGACGATGAAACGGATCAGCACCGGAGCCTCAGTGGAGATTGCAGGCAAGCTGGTGGAGTCGCCGGGAAAAGGTCAGCGAATTGAGCTGCAGGCCGCTGAAGTGACTGTGTTTGGTGAGGCCGATCCCGAAACCTACCCGCTGCAAAAGAAGCGGCACACGTTTGAGTATCTACGGACATTGGGCCATTTGCGATCGCGCACCAACACCCTGGGCGCAGTCTTCCGAGTTCGCAACGCTTGCGCCCAGGCAATTCACCAGTTTTTCCGGGAGCGCGGCTTTCTCTGGGTTCACACTCCCATCATCACTGGCAGCGACGCAGAGGGGGCCGGAGAAATGTTTTCGGTGACGGGCTTGAACCTCAAGCAGGTGCCCACCACTGACCAAAACCAGGTGGACTATAGCCAAGACTTTTTTGGCAAGCCCGCTTACTTAACCGTGAGCGGCCAGCTAGAGGCCGAAATTATGGCCATGGCCTTTACCAACGTCTACACCTTTGGCCCCACCTTCCGGGCCGAAAATTCCAATACCTCCCGCCACCTAGCGGAGTTTTGGATGGTAGAGCCAGAAATGGCCTTCTGTGCCCTAGAAGGCAACATGGATCTGGCCGAAGACTTCCTGAAATACGTGTTTCGGCAAGTGTTGGAGCAGTGCCCAGAAGACATGGAATTTTTCAACCAGCGCATTGACGACTCAGTACTGGCCACTGCCGACAACATCATCCACAACACTTTTGAGCGCGTCACCTACACTGAGGCTGTGAGATTGTTAGAAAAAGCCGACCGCCAGTTCGAGTTCCCGGTGGAGTGGGGGATCGATCTGCAGTCAGAGCACGAGCGTTACCTCGCCGAGGAATTGTTCAAAAAGCCGGTGATCGTGACCGATTACCCCACTGGGATCAAGGCTTTCTATATGCGCTTGAGCGACGATGGTAAGACCGTGCGGGCTATGGACGTGCTGGCCCCCAAAGTGGGTGAAATCATCGGCGGATCTCAGCGGGAAGAGCGCCTCGACGTGCTAGAGCGCCGCATTCAGGAGGCTGGTTTGCCTGTAGAAGATTACTGGTGGTATCTCGATCTGCGTCGCTTCGGCACCGTGCCTCACGCAGGCTTTGGTCTCGGTTTTGAGCGCCTAGTGCAGTTTATGACCGGCATGGCCAACATCCGAGATGTCATTCCCTTCCCTAGGACACCCGACAGTATTGAGTTTTAG